TCATTTTTTGAGTTCTTAGTAGTACAATAAACATGGTAGAAATTAATTTTTTTATGTAATAGTCAGTAAAAAAAGGTTGTTAGTGTTTTAAAAGCTTAATATATTATATTAAATAGGAATATTTCAGGCAGATAATTGGTCTTTTGTCTTAAAAAGAATATAATGGTAAGCAAGAATTTATATTAAGTTATGATTTTTGATGTCTTGACTTGACAGTAGGAATTAATTCTAGTATATTAAGTAAGTCTAAGTTCAATATAAATAAATTTAGCAAAAAACGGAGGAAGAATAGTGATAACTTTACAAAAATCTTTAACTAATTTAATGCAAGTATTACGGTTACACGAACATCGCCAAAACGATCCTGACTTTGAGAAATTAGGAGCAATTGATGTTTATTATCTTGAGGCAATTTATCAATTAAAAGAACCTACTATTGGTATGATTTCAAAATTGCTTGATCAATCGACACCTAACACTAACTATCATATTAAGAAGTTAATGCGACTTAATTTAATTGAGAAACGCCTAGATGATACAGATCGTCGTGTTACTCATTTGATGGTTACAGAAAAATACCTCAAGTTGCTTGAATCAGACAATGAATTCTGGCAGAGACTAGAGAATCGTTTGGAAGATGAAGTCGCACCAAAGGACTTGGCAATCTTTAAGCGCGTTTTGCGTCAAACAATTGAGATTGTATCTGATGAAAGCTTAGACGAATTTTAAATAGAATACAAAAAAGTTCTGGCAATTTTGTCAGAACTTTTTTTATATATTAATTTTCTGGGGAAGAATTTCTATTAGATGCTGCTGAAGTGGGGTAAGTGTGTGTGAATGGCGATATACAATTGAAAGAAGAAATTCTGGTTGATCTGTATCGGCAATATCCAAGACCTTAATGCCAGCTTCAGGGGGTAAGGCTAATTCTGTTAAGAAACTTATTCCCATATTTTCTTTAATCATTGCTTTTAGAATATGCACGTCATTTGAACGATGGATAATTTGTGGTCTAAATTGATTTGCATGGCACATCTTATTGAAAGCGATTGAGTGAATGAAACGATCATCTAGGATAATAAATTTTTCTTGTGCTAATTCTTTGAAGTTCACACTTTTTTGTTGTGCCAGAGGATGATTTTCACTAACTGCAATTTTAAAGTGTGTACGATCAAAAATTTTAGCATCAAGTTTGGCATCAACAATTGGCGTGATAGAACCGATTAAAGCTAAGTCAAGAGTTCCGTCAAGAATATAATTCAGCATTTCATTTGAGCCAGATTCGAAGATATCAAGTTTATCAATTAAACCTGCACGGAGTAATTCCGGGGCTACGTGTGGAAAATAATAAGTTCCAATGATAGGCGGTAAACCAAACATTACTTTTTCACTGGAAATCCTAGAGAGCTCTTTTTTCATAACATCCAGTTCATTTAATATTTGAGTAACATGCCGATCAAGTTGCTCACCACTTGGAGTTACAACTAACTGTTTGTGAGAACGGTCGCGAACAAATAACTTAACTTCAAGTTCGTTTTCTAGACGCTTGATAGCCATTGTAATTGTAGGTTGGCTTACGTTGAAAAAGGAAGCGACTTGAGAGAAGTTTTTGTATTTTACTAGTTCATGAAAATAATGAAACTCCTTAATATTCATTATAATTCCTCCTTTAAAGAAGCTAAATATTCTTCATATAAAAACATTTGATAGTACAATGCAACTTTGACTATAAATTAACACAAGTTTAACATATCGTGTGAGTTTAGCAATGCTTTTAGAGGTGAAAATAATGAGTATGTTAATTTATTTTTCAAATAAACGACTTTCCCTTTATAGGGATAATCAGATTATTCCGTAATTATACTGAATTTAACGGAACAGTTTTTCATGTAGTTTATTATTAATAATTTATGGGGGTAATAAGAAATGACAGTGTTTTTGACTTCAGTTTCTAGTGTGACAGTAATTGTCTTAATAATGGCTTTAGGATATATATTGAGGAGGACTGGATGGTTCTCGGATACATTTGGTAAGAATATTTCATCATTAATTACTAAAATTGCTTTGCCAGCTTCAATCTTCGTTGCTGTAATGAATAATTTAACACGAAGCAAATTATTCGGCTTATCAACAGGATTGATTTTCCCCGCAATTGCAGTAATATGTGGTTATATAATTGCGTGGGTAACAGTTAAGGTCTTAAAAATACCAGCAGGTCGCCGTGGTATTTTCATGAATGCTGTTGTTAATGCTAATACAATCTTTATTGGAATGCCATTGAATAATGCACTTTTTGGCCAAAAGGCAACGACTTATTTTTTAATTTATTATATTATTAATACCGTTTCTACTTGGGCTTTTGGTGTATTCTTGATTTCTAATGATGATCCAACTATTGACAAAAGTAAGAAGAAAGCACAAAAGATAAATTGGAAGAAACTTCTTCCAATGCCACTTGTTGGATTTATTGTTGCTGTTGTTTGGATGTTGATTGGTATTCCAGTTCCATCATTTGCTGAACAAACTTTGACATATGTTGGTTCACTTGTGACACCGTTATCACTGATTTATATCGGAATTGTACTTGCTGACGCTGGTTTAAGTAATATGAAACTTGACCGAGATACAGTCTTGGCTTTATTGGGTCGTTTTGTATTGTCACCAGTTGTTTTAATTATATTGATCAAACTTGGTGGATCAATGGGGTTGGGGATGCCAACTCTGATGAGCCAGACATTGATTGTGCAATCAGCAACGCCGATGCTTGCCGTGCTTCCTATTTTGGCGAACGAGGCGCATGGTGATGTGAAATATGCGACTAATGTTGTAACGATTAGTACGGTATTATTTATTGTGATTGTGCCAATTCTAATGGCAGTTATTCAATTTGTTTAATGAAAAACATATTTGATTAATCTGAATAAATAAAATTACAAAAATAAGAGGCTGGGTCATAAGTAAAAATTTGACTTAGCTTCTTTTTTGTCTAATTCAAATTTGAATTTAGTATTTAAAGTTTAATGAGTTATCTTGTGATTTTACCATATTAATTAACTGAATATTTTGTGAGTAAAATAAAGTTAGACTGTGTTATAATCGACCCTATATTAATACGAGTGGGGTTGGAGCATTTGAGTAATCATCAAAAAATACGAAGGCTGGTCTTTTTGTCTTTCTTTACAGCAATTATCATTGTCCAAAATTTGGTTCCCTTCTTAGGGTATTTACCAATCGGCCCGTTAGATCTAACTCTAATTCATATTACAGTTATTGTCGCAGCTTTTGTCCTTGGCCCAGTCGATGGGGCAATTATTGGGGGAATCTGGGGGATAATAACTTTTGTAAGGGCATTTATTTGGCCGACTAGTCCTTTGGCGACAATTGTGTTTATTAATCCTCTAATTGCGATATTGCCGCGTGTTATGATAGGTATAGTAGCTGGTGGAATATTTGCATTAGCACTTAAAAAATATAACAAACCATACAGAGTTTTACCGCTAGCTGCAATTTTAGGGGCATGCTGCAATACGCTCTTAGTATTGGGACAAATTTATTTATTTTACCAAGGAAAATCACAAATCCTGTATCATATTGATGCCAAGGCGTTATTGCCATATCTCTTGACGGTGGTGGGAACAAATGGAATTCCAGAAGCAATTCTTGCGGGAATAGTTGCACCTTTGATTAGTGTTCCATTAATAAAAAAATGGAATTTTCACGAATGAAATTGTTCAAAAATGAAAGGTTGAGTCTTTGTGCCTAGAAAAAAAAGTACAAGAACACGAATAGCCGGTAAAAGAAAAACTTCAAAAAGAAAATCAAAAGCTAAAAATAAATTTGGAATGTTTTACGTGAATGGTCATGTTCAGATTCTTAATGTTGCTGTGGCTTTATTGATTTTCGGAATCTTGAGTGTGCAAATTCTTGGATGGGCCGGTAGAGTTGGGAAACAAAACAATCAAGGTGCTCAGACAAGTCAGATAAGTGATGCAACAAAACGTAAGTTTATTACTACAATACTTCCGGTTGCACAAAAACAACAAAAACAATATAAAGTGCTAACTAGTATAACCTTAGCCCAGGCAGCCTTAGAGTCCGATTGGGGGCAGAGCCAATTAGCTGCGCAATATCATAATTTATTTGGGGTAAAGAGTAGTACAGCTAGTGCAAAAGCTTTAACAACAAAGGAATATGTGAACGGGCAATGGATTACGGTAACTGCAAATTTTGCTGTTTATGATAGTTGGACAGAGTCAATCGAGGCACATACAAGGTTGTTTGTGCAAGGAACAGCATGGGATAGTCAGCATTATCAATCAGTTTTGAATGCCAGTAATTATCAAGAGGCAGCACAGGCACTGCAAACAAAGGGATATGCTACTGATCCTGATTATGCTGCAAAATTAATTAGCTTAATTCAGACATACAAATTAAATAAGTATGATAACTTATCTGAGATAAACACGAACAAATAGTGTTGAAAAATGAGCTATCATATGGTAATCTTCAATAAGATATTGCTTATATAATGTCATAATATGGTTGGCAAGTTTCTACCTAGGGCCCAAAATCCTAGACTATAAGTAAAAAGGCTGCTATTTAGGAGGCTTCTTTTACTGTTTTTTGACCGTAGGAGAAGTTTTTTTATTTTGTAAAGGAGAGAAGAAAAGGTGAAGTTATTAGAGGATCGTATTCGTGAAGATGGACTAGTATTACCTGGAAATGTGCTCAAAGTAAATCAATTTTTAAATCATCAAATTGATCCTGACTTAATGTACAAGTTAGGGCAGGAATTTGTGAGATTATATCAGGGTGAAAAGATTACTAAGATAGTAACGATTGAAGCGTCAGGAATTGCCCCAGCAATAATGACTGGTTTAATTTTGCATGTTCCTGTTTTGTTTGCACGTAAACAAAAAAGCAGCACAATGAATACGGGACTTTATACTGCAGAAGTTTATTCATATACAAAAAAAGTGAAAAATACAGTCTCAGTGGACCAAAAATTTCTGAGTAAGGATGATCGTGTTTTAATTATTGACGATTTTTTGGCTAATGGACAAGCAGTGCAAGGATTGATAGATATCTGTAAAGCAGCACAAGCTGAATTAGTTGGTGTTGGGATTGCGATTGAGAAGTCTTTTCAAGATGGTGCAGGGCTAATTAAGGAACAAGGTATTCGGCTTGAATCACTTGCTCGAATCTCATCTTTTGCAGACAATCAGGTTCATTTTGTAGGAGATGAAGACAATGAATAGCGATGAATTCAAAGAAGTTTCGCATGGCAAGGCGGCTATCTTAGGTATCCAACATTTACTGGCAATGTATTCTGGTGCCGTAGCCGTCCCCTTGTTAATAGGTACGGCTTTGAATTTTAATAGTATCCAGATGACATATTTAGTTTCGATTGATATATTTATGTGTGGTTTGGCGACGTTGTTGCAATTATTAAGGAATCGTTACTTTGGAATTGGATTGCCTGTAGTTTTAGGATGTGCTATTCAAGCTGTTGAACCACTAAAAATGATTGGCAAGCAATTTTCAATTGGAACAATGTATGGTGCAATTATTGTAGCTGGAATTTTTGTGTTCTTAATTGGTGGGCAATTTGCCAGAATTAAGAAGTTTTTCCCGCCTGTAGTAACGGGAACATTGATTACTGTTATCGGATTGACTTTAGTACCAATTGCCGTTCAAAATATTGGTGGGGGTGATGCAACAGCCAAATCTTTTGGTAATTTACAAAGCCTCTTATTAGGAGCGATTACAATTGTGGTGATACTCTTGGTACAAGTTTGGGGAAAAGGATTCATTAGTTCAATTGCAATTTTGATTGGACTTGTGGTAGGCACAATTGCAGCGGCACTTATGGGACTCGTCTCAACTTCACCAATCACAGAAGCGACATGGTTCCATATTCCACAACCTTTTTATTTTGGTGCACCTCAATTTGAATGGTCCTCTTCGTTGACTATGATAATTATTGCCTTGGTTTCAATGGTTGAATCAACAGGTGTATTTTTTGCATTAGGCAGTGTCTTGGACAAACAAATTAAGTCAGATGATTTGAAAAGAGGATATCGAGCTGAAGGATTAGCCGTAATTCTGGGAGGAATATTCAATACTTTTCCTTATACAACTTTTTCACAAAATGTTGGCCTTTTGCAACTTTCAGGAATCAAAACAAAACGCCCAATCTACTGGTCAGCAGTTATTTTAATGATAATGGGGCTTTTGCCAAAAATTGGAGCGGTTGCGACAATTATTCCAACGCCTGTTTTGGGTGGGGCAATGTTGGTCATGTTTGCAATGATTAGCGTTCAAGGGATGCGAATGCTTCTTAAAGTTGACTTTTCAGATGAACGTAATATTTTAATTGTAGCCTTAGCCGTAGGAATGGGATTAGGGGTTTCTGTTTATCCCGGTATCTTCCAATTTTTACCAAAGACAGCTCAATTATTTTTGGGAAATGGAATTGTGGTTGCAAGTATAACGTCTGTTTTGTTAAATA
Above is a window of Liquorilactobacillus hordei DSM 19519 DNA encoding:
- a CDS encoding xanthine phosphoribosyltransferase, translating into MKLLEDRIREDGLVLPGNVLKVNQFLNHQIDPDLMYKLGQEFVRLYQGEKITKIVTIEASGIAPAIMTGLILHVPVLFARKQKSSTMNTGLYTAEVYSYTKKVKNTVSVDQKFLSKDDRVLIIDDFLANGQAVQGLIDICKAAQAELVGVGIAIEKSFQDGAGLIKEQGIRLESLARISSFADNQVHFVGDEDNE
- a CDS encoding glycoside hydrolase family 73 protein; translated protein: MPRKKSTRTRIAGKRKTSKRKSKAKNKFGMFYVNGHVQILNVAVALLIFGILSVQILGWAGRVGKQNNQGAQTSQISDATKRKFITTILPVAQKQQKQYKVLTSITLAQAALESDWGQSQLAAQYHNLFGVKSSTASAKALTTKEYVNGQWITVTANFAVYDSWTESIEAHTRLFVQGTAWDSQHYQSVLNASNYQEAAQALQTKGYATDPDYAAKLISLIQTYKLNKYDNLSEINTNK
- a CDS encoding LysR family transcriptional regulator, whose product is MNIKEFHYFHELVKYKNFSQVASFFNVSQPTITMAIKRLENELEVKLFVRDRSHKQLVVTPSGEQLDRHVTQILNELDVMKKELSRISSEKVMFGLPPIIGTYYFPHVAPELLRAGLIDKLDIFESGSNEMLNYILDGTLDLALIGSITPIVDAKLDAKIFDRTHFKIAVSENHPLAQQKSVNFKELAQEKFIILDDRFIHSIAFNKMCHANQFRPQIIHRSNDVHILKAMIKENMGISFLTELALPPEAGIKVLDIADTDQPEFLLSIVYRHSHTLTPLQQHLIEILPQKINI
- a CDS encoding ECF transporter S component; translation: MSNHQKIRRLVFLSFFTAIIIVQNLVPFLGYLPIGPLDLTLIHITVIVAAFVLGPVDGAIIGGIWGIITFVRAFIWPTSPLATIVFINPLIAILPRVMIGIVAGGIFALALKKYNKPYRVLPLAAILGACCNTLLVLGQIYLFYQGKSQILYHIDAKALLPYLLTVVGTNGIPEAILAGIVAPLISVPLIKKWNFHE
- a CDS encoding MarR family winged helix-turn-helix transcriptional regulator codes for the protein MITLQKSLTNLMQVLRLHEHRQNDPDFEKLGAIDVYYLEAIYQLKEPTIGMISKLLDQSTPNTNYHIKKLMRLNLIEKRLDDTDRRVTHLMVTEKYLKLLESDNEFWQRLENRLEDEVAPKDLAIFKRVLRQTIEIVSDESLDEF
- a CDS encoding AEC family transporter, whose amino-acid sequence is MTVFLTSVSSVTVIVLIMALGYILRRTGWFSDTFGKNISSLITKIALPASIFVAVMNNLTRSKLFGLSTGLIFPAIAVICGYIIAWVTVKVLKIPAGRRGIFMNAVVNANTIFIGMPLNNALFGQKATTYFLIYYIINTVSTWAFGVFLISNDDPTIDKSKKKAQKINWKKLLPMPLVGFIVAVVWMLIGIPVPSFAEQTLTYVGSLVTPLSLIYIGIVLADAGLSNMKLDRDTVLALLGRFVLSPVVLIILIKLGGSMGLGMPTLMSQTLIVQSATPMLAVLPILANEAHGDVKYATNVVTISTVLFIVIVPILMAVIQFV
- a CDS encoding nucleobase:cation symporter-2 family protein, which gives rise to MNSDEFKEVSHGKAAILGIQHLLAMYSGAVAVPLLIGTALNFNSIQMTYLVSIDIFMCGLATLLQLLRNRYFGIGLPVVLGCAIQAVEPLKMIGKQFSIGTMYGAIIVAGIFVFLIGGQFARIKKFFPPVVTGTLITVIGLTLVPIAVQNIGGGDATAKSFGNLQSLLLGAITIVVILLVQVWGKGFISSIAILIGLVVGTIAAALMGLVSTSPITEATWFHIPQPFYFGAPQFEWSSSLTMIIIALVSMVESTGVFFALGSVLDKQIKSDDLKRGYRAEGLAVILGGIFNTFPYTTFSQNVGLLQLSGIKTKRPIYWSAVILMIMGLLPKIGAVATIIPTPVLGGAMLVMFAMISVQGMRMLLKVDFSDERNILIVALAVGMGLGVSVYPGIFQFLPKTAQLFLGNGIVVASITSVLLNIIFKGKDGLVE